catgttcagaatgtgggaaatgtttcacagAAAAATCTAGTCTCCTAACGCATCAGAGGATTCACACGGGGGTGAAACCgtattcatgtccagaatgtgggaaatgttttatccagaaatcagatcttgtaaaacacgagagaattcacacaggagagaagctgtactcatgtccagaatgtggtaaatgtttcaCTGAAAAATCAAGTCTGCTTgtacatcaaagaattcacacaggagaaaagccatattcatgttcagaatgtgggaaatgctttgtaaataaatcacatcttgttacgcatgagagaattcacacaggagagaagccatattcatgttcagaatgtgggaaatgctttgtaAATAACTCAGTTCTTgatagacatcagagaattcacacaggggagaagccatattcatgtttaaTATGTGAAAAATGTTTCACAAGTAAATCAGCTTTTACTGCACATGAGGAAATTCACACAGACGAGAAGCTGTATTCATGTTCAAATTGTCTGAAATTTTTTGCAGAAAAGTCAACTCTGgttacacatcagaaaattcatacAGTAGACAgaccattttcatgtttagaatgtgggaaatgttttacagaaaaATCAAGTCTCCTTatgcatcagagaattcacacagggctaAAGCCATAtttgtgttcagaatgtggaaaatgttttatccAGAAATCTGATCTTGtaaaacatgagagaattcacacaggagagaagctatattcatgttcagattgtgggaaatgtttcacagAAAAATCAACTTTGgttacacatcagaaaattcatacaggagagaagccgtattcatgttcagaatgtgggaaatgttttagagaAAAAGCCAAACTCCATtaccatcagagaattcacacaggagaaaagccatattTGTGTTCAGTGTGTAGGAAATGTTTTAGAAATAAATCAGA
The genomic region above belongs to Bufo gargarizans isolate SCDJY-AF-19 chromosome 4, ASM1485885v1, whole genome shotgun sequence and contains:
- the LOC122936059 gene encoding gastrula zinc finger protein XlCGF26.1-like isoform X2: MSPSSVFPGLSRGEAPREPSGNPSKNSEGDFTLSLNFKVEDQDITQCSSGENLITLIVYPVLHNTDPSYNPPDYEEPSPDQSKIVTTSIGQKRGKKFQCGECGKQVTSSSSLSKHRKIHTGEKPFSCSECGKCFIQKSDLAKHERIHTGEKPYSCSECGKCFTEKSSLLTHQRIHTGVKPYSCPECGKCFIQKSDLVKHERIHTGEKLYSCPECGKCFTEKSSLLVHQRIHTGEKPYSCSECGKCFVNKSHLVTHERIHTGEKPYSCSECGKCFVNNSVLDRHQRIHTGEKPYSCLICEKCFTSKSAFTAHEEIHTDEKLYSCSNCLKFFAEKSTLVTHQKIHTVDRPFSCLECGKCFTEKSSLLMHQRIHTGLKPYLCSECGKCFIQKSDLVKHERIHTGEKLYSCSDCGKCFTEKSTLVTHQKIHTGEKPYSCSECGKCFREKAKLHYHQRIHTGEKPYLCSVCRKCFRNKSDLIRHERIHTGEKPYSCPVCGKCFLTKSDEIRHERSHTKVKPFSCSLCMKRFTTKLYLVKHERSHTEEKPL
- the LOC122936059 gene encoding gastrula zinc finger protein XlCGF26.1-like isoform X1, with amino-acid sequence MCGWIQEEKSPREMSPSSVFPGLSRGEAPREPSGNPSKNSEGDFTLSLNFKVEDQDITQCSSGENLITLIVYPVLHNTDPSYNPPDYEEPSPDQSKIVTTSIGQKRGKKFQCGECGKQVTSSSSLSKHRKIHTGEKPFSCSECGKCFIQKSDLAKHERIHTGEKPYSCSECGKCFTEKSSLLTHQRIHTGVKPYSCPECGKCFIQKSDLVKHERIHTGEKLYSCPECGKCFTEKSSLLVHQRIHTGEKPYSCSECGKCFVNKSHLVTHERIHTGEKPYSCSECGKCFVNNSVLDRHQRIHTGEKPYSCLICEKCFTSKSAFTAHEEIHTDEKLYSCSNCLKFFAEKSTLVTHQKIHTVDRPFSCLECGKCFTEKSSLLMHQRIHTGLKPYLCSECGKCFIQKSDLVKHERIHTGEKLYSCSDCGKCFTEKSTLVTHQKIHTGEKPYSCSECGKCFREKAKLHYHQRIHTGEKPYLCSVCRKCFRNKSDLIRHERIHTGEKPYSCPVCGKCFLTKSDEIRHERSHTKVKPFSCSLCMKRFTTKLYLVKHERSHTEEKPL